One window of the Niallia circulans genome contains the following:
- a CDS encoding DUF6678 family protein: MDEKQKVVAVVNKKQLASVMNNTKWEQLQKFVIDTLPFTPPYQVKYVLEDAPYPETFIEDVWYWGDWEQGLRPFYSIEWLRIRPRYVKSRGRLIEPERFDITDEFIELLQKLNIPFVKEDSIICIYGYVKSTETFNC, encoded by the coding sequence ATGGACGAAAAGCAAAAGGTTGTTGCAGTTGTAAATAAAAAACAATTAGCTTCAGTTATGAACAACACGAAATGGGAGCAGTTGCAGAAATTTGTAATTGATACATTGCCGTTCACCCCACCTTATCAAGTTAAGTATGTATTAGAAGATGCTCCTTACCCAGAAACTTTTATAGAAGATGTATGGTATTGGGGTGATTGGGAACAGGGGCTGCGTCCGTTCTATTCCATAGAATGGTTGCGAATCAGACCAAGGTATGTAAAAAGTAGAGGTAGACTTATTGAACCTGAAAGATTTGATATAACTGATGAATTCATAGAATTATTACAAAAGCTAAATATTCCGTTTGTTAAAGAAGATAGCATAATTTGTATTTATGGTTATGTTAAAAGTACAGAAACATTCAATTGTTAA
- a CDS encoding sensor histidine kinase, which translates to MNMTKRFILQFFFQLLFVFFLVSIIFLLFWAIIGFTVMKNELYSDLTQADSSNMEDWISVKNSHISISNDLKDLVRKQNGWLAILAEDGNPIKTYNLQKGTSFSKIDFALLLSESEDDSYHYYMWSIQQDTAEPLIVLYGKEVGSKSILNTIKVAVNWQKNQLNITDTQGKTITNKHGWVQLVSKDGVVQDSYEADNQKDRYSFQELFQLTKNEQKDVSAYYNRETGQVLLTGTDQTNSLQSDTEIMQDTGNKILFLFLLALLLLIMLNIWFGYKFGAPLVTIMKWIGDLGKENYEEGHNKHSMMLTKKGKLQRKYKIYKELITTLIQLTTSLEQNKQLRRKANKARDEWISGLSHDLKTPLASIGGYAEMLQSDQYSWTEEEVRTFSSTIKEKAHYMKQLLEDLTLTYQLRSEGFPIAKEKVEINEQIRRTVIHYVNGPAGQQYEFVFQPSPKELIAAVDPKWFQRIMENLIENAIKYNPPKTTVTITIGKLDHHLLVITIKDNGVGMDNETLNRLFERYYRGTNTSSSMNGTGLGMTITKKLIELHGGSIKVRTELEKGTTIRILLPLLDD; encoded by the coding sequence ATGAATATGACCAAACGATTCATCCTGCAATTCTTTTTTCAGCTTTTGTTTGTTTTTTTTCTCGTATCCATTATTTTTTTATTATTTTGGGCAATTATTGGTTTCACTGTCATGAAAAACGAACTATACTCTGACTTGACTCAGGCTGACTCATCTAATATGGAAGACTGGATATCAGTTAAAAATAGTCATATTTCTATATCCAATGATTTAAAGGATTTAGTCAGGAAACAGAATGGTTGGCTTGCTATCTTGGCGGAGGACGGAAATCCCATAAAAACATATAATCTGCAAAAGGGTACCTCATTCTCCAAAATCGACTTTGCCCTGCTACTTTCGGAAAGTGAAGATGATTCATACCATTACTATATGTGGTCAATTCAACAAGATACTGCTGAGCCCCTCATTGTCCTTTATGGAAAGGAAGTTGGCAGCAAGTCCATTTTAAATACTATTAAAGTTGCAGTAAACTGGCAGAAAAACCAACTAAATATTACCGATACTCAAGGAAAAACAATTACCAATAAACACGGTTGGGTTCAGCTGGTTAGTAAAGATGGTGTAGTTCAGGACAGTTATGAAGCAGACAATCAAAAGGATAGGTACTCTTTCCAAGAACTATTTCAGCTTACTAAGAACGAACAAAAGGATGTATCCGCCTACTATAATAGAGAGACAGGTCAGGTTCTTCTAACAGGTACAGACCAAACAAACAGCTTGCAATCCGATACAGAAATAATGCAAGATACTGGGAACAAAATTCTTTTCCTATTTTTGCTTGCTCTTTTATTGTTAATTATGCTTAATATTTGGTTTGGTTATAAATTCGGTGCTCCACTTGTTACCATCATGAAATGGATTGGAGATTTGGGGAAGGAAAATTATGAAGAAGGGCATAACAAGCACTCTATGATGCTTACGAAAAAAGGAAAGCTACAACGGAAATATAAAATATATAAGGAATTGATTACCACACTTATCCAATTGACAACATCGCTGGAACAAAATAAACAATTAAGAAGAAAGGCTAACAAAGCTCGAGATGAGTGGATTAGCGGACTATCCCATGATTTAAAAACGCCGCTTGCCTCTATAGGAGGATATGCTGAGATGCTACAATCAGATCAATATTCATGGACTGAAGAAGAAGTTCGGACTTTTTCTAGCACAATCAAGGAAAAGGCGCACTACATGAAACAGCTTCTGGAAGATTTGACCTTAACGTATCAGCTTAGAAGTGAGGGCTTTCCTATCGCCAAGGAAAAAGTGGAAATAAATGAACAAATCAGACGAACTGTCATCCACTATGTGAACGGGCCTGCAGGACAGCAATATGAATTTGTATTTCAGCCTTCCCCTAAGGAACTGATTGCAGCAGTAGATCCAAAGTGGTTCCAACGCATTATGGAAAACTTAATTGAAAATGCAATTAAGTATAATCCACCAAAAACGACTGTCACAATAACGATCGGAAAGCTTGACCATCATTTGCTGGTAATTACGATTAAAGATAATGGTGTGGGCATGGATAATGAAACACTAAACAGATTGTTCGAACGCTATTACAGAGGAACAAATACAAGCAGCTCAATGAACGGAACAGGACTCGGTATGACGATAACAAAAAAGCTAATTGAACTCCATGGCGGTTCCATTAAAGTAAGAACTGAGCTTGAGAAGGGAACAACCATCAGAATACTCCTTCCGTTACTTGATGATTAA
- a CDS encoding response regulator transcription factor yields MKKIRLLIVDDEQAIHQMLKIILQKEGFERIDTAETAEEALQLCAVNDYGLIFLDVMLPDRSGFDICPFIREKTNATIFFLTARSTDLDKLSGFALGADDYITKPFNPLEVVARVKAHLRRYTANTVKESTTYQYGDLFVNSSSGEVMVRGVKVSMPAQVYQLLLYFCKHPNQLFSKAQLYENVWGENFLGEDNTIMVHIRKLREKIEVDPSQPQYIVTVRGLGYKLSVEGYK; encoded by the coding sequence ATGAAAAAGATAAGATTGTTAATAGTGGATGATGAACAGGCTATCCACCAGATGTTAAAGATTATTTTGCAGAAGGAAGGATTTGAGCGAATTGATACTGCCGAAACAGCGGAGGAAGCATTACAACTATGTGCAGTTAACGATTACGGCTTAATTTTTCTAGATGTCATGCTTCCAGATCGAAGTGGTTTTGATATTTGTCCTTTCATTAGAGAAAAGACAAATGCCACCATCTTCTTCTTAACAGCGCGGTCCACTGACCTTGATAAACTTTCAGGGTTTGCATTAGGTGCTGATGATTATATCACCAAACCCTTTAATCCATTGGAAGTAGTAGCGAGAGTGAAAGCTCATCTGAGAAGATATACAGCTAATACAGTAAAGGAATCAACTACATATCAATATGGTGACTTATTTGTAAATAGTTCATCTGGAGAAGTCATGGTAAGAGGAGTTAAAGTTTCCATGCCTGCACAGGTGTATCAGTTACTACTATATTTCTGCAAGCATCCTAATCAACTTTTCAGTAAAGCTCAACTTTATGAAAATGTGTGGGGCGAGAATTTTCTTGGAGAGGATAACACGATTATGGTTCATATACGCAAACTTAGAGAAAAAATTGAAGTAGATCCCAGCCAGCCGCAGTATATCGTGACAGTGAGAGGGCTCGGCTATAAATTATCTGTAGAAGGTTATAAATAA
- a CDS encoding ABC transporter permease, translating to MLTIGKREFLQLFKGFKSILLILVFLVTSYYSAKFADGIAEAMELTAQEAGEAHLVGLLFLVMFFGHLFVASLSHDSINKEIRERTMRFLVTKTTRFSIIVGKFLGIWMFWFVCLFLSFLIIALTTEKIDFLVFAQTMSLLTLQISFILLMSVLINKPGATMFLGILGGILLPILGGWFVLTSNPAISWLKYVSPFYYLDLNEYSFLVLLVVAAILIYLTNLLFKRREC from the coding sequence ATGCTTACTATAGGGAAAAGAGAATTTCTCCAATTATTTAAAGGGTTTAAATCAATTTTATTAATTTTAGTATTTTTAGTCACATCCTATTATTCAGCTAAGTTTGCTGATGGTATAGCTGAGGCAATGGAACTGACAGCGCAAGAGGCAGGTGAAGCTCATTTAGTTGGATTATTGTTTTTAGTTATGTTTTTTGGACATTTATTTGTGGCGAGTCTATCTCATGACAGTATAAATAAAGAAATCCGTGAAAGAACCATGCGGTTTTTAGTAACTAAAACAACTAGATTTTCTATTATAGTTGGTAAGTTTTTGGGTATTTGGATGTTTTGGTTTGTTTGTCTGTTTCTGTCATTCTTAATAATTGCTCTAACAACAGAAAAAATAGATTTTCTAGTTTTTGCTCAGACGATGAGCCTACTTACATTGCAGATATCATTCATTCTCTTAATGTCCGTTCTCATCAATAAGCCAGGAGCAACAATGTTCCTTGGAATTCTTGGAGGGATATTGTTACCAATATTAGGAGGTTGGTTTGTGCTTACTTCTAATCCAGCAATTAGTTGGCTAAAATATGTATCACCTTTTTATTATCTGGACTTAAATGAATATAGCTTCTTAGTTCTTCTTGTAGTTGCAGCTATCTTAATTTATCTTACTAATTTATTATTCAAGAGGAGGGAATGCTGA
- a CDS encoding ABC transporter ATP-binding protein: protein MSAIKAVKMTKVYNGVTVVNGIDLIIEEGELFGFLGRNGAGKSTFINMLTGIAKPTSGSFSLLGGNIDHIEVKRKIGVLPDYSSFYESTTALEHLRFFSALSGETAQKSECLEVLEAVGLADHANKKLGKFSFGMKKKLGVAQAIIHDPELLFLDEPTSGMDAESAIQIQQLIKRLHGEGKTILLTSHNLDEVEKLCTRIAIMKEGRIVKIGTMNELRAFYRSNIIVNIKHSPIPVSELSKFHQWIKDKGTEIHLKEESLTITVEEENRISEITRALTACNTNVYRVNVEEPTLEEIFLD from the coding sequence ATGTCAGCTATTAAAGCAGTAAAGATGACAAAGGTGTATAACGGAGTAACAGTAGTTAACGGAATTGATTTAATAATTGAAGAAGGGGAATTATTTGGATTTTTGGGTAGAAATGGCGCAGGAAAATCAACTTTTATCAATATGCTGACAGGGATTGCGAAACCTACTTCAGGTTCATTTTCTTTGTTAGGAGGAAATATAGATCACATAGAGGTTAAAAGAAAAATTGGTGTGCTTCCTGATTATTCAAGTTTCTACGAATCCACTACAGCACTGGAGCATTTGCGGTTCTTCTCTGCACTATCTGGTGAAACTGCACAAAAAAGTGAGTGTCTTGAAGTATTAGAAGCAGTCGGATTAGCTGATCATGCTAATAAAAAATTAGGAAAGTTCTCGTTTGGAATGAAAAAGAAACTTGGTGTCGCTCAAGCCATTATCCATGATCCAGAGCTCTTATTTTTGGATGAACCAACATCAGGGATGGATGCAGAATCAGCAATTCAAATTCAACAGCTGATAAAAAGACTGCATGGAGAAGGCAAGACGATCCTTTTAACTTCTCATAATTTGGATGAGGTCGAGAAATTATGTACCAGAATTGCTATCATGAAAGAAGGTAGGATTGTAAAAATCGGGACAATGAATGAACTCAGAGCATTTTACCGTTCCAACATTATCGTAAATATTAAACATAGTCCAATACCTGTTTCAGAATTATCAAAGTTTCACCAATGGATTAAAGATAAAGGTACGGAAATTCACTTAAAAGAGGAATCACTGACTATCACAGTTGAGGAAGAAAATAGAATTTCTGAAATCACAAGAGCCCTAACGGCATGTAATACAAATGTTTACCGAGTCAATGTTGAGGAACCAACTTTAGAAGAGATATTTTTAGACTGA
- a CDS encoding 3-hydroxyacyl-CoA dehydrogenase, with protein sequence MDIKQITVAGSGVLGSQIAFQAAYKGFQVAVYDINDEVLEKSKNRMKQLEAFYQRDLDATPEELQEVYNRLFYSTNLGKATEKADLVIEAIPEVVQIKRDFYQELAKVAPKHTIFATNSSTLLPSQFAEATGRPEKFLALHFANEIWKNNTAEIMKHQTTEEQVFQTVIAFAKSIGMVALPIQKEQPGYVLNSLLVPLLESAEMLLVNEVAEIETIDKAWMIGTGAPLGPFAMLDVIGITTAYNIVKGKAEATGNPAYIKLSHLLKTNYIDQGKLGRSTGEGFYKYPNPSFIQPDFLKN encoded by the coding sequence ATGGATATTAAACAGATCACCGTTGCAGGCAGTGGCGTATTAGGAAGTCAAATTGCTTTTCAAGCGGCATATAAAGGATTTCAAGTTGCTGTTTATGATATTAATGATGAAGTACTAGAAAAGTCTAAAAATAGAATGAAACAATTAGAGGCATTTTATCAAAGAGATTTAGATGCAACACCAGAAGAGCTACAAGAAGTATATAACCGCCTATTCTACTCTACCAATTTAGGAAAAGCAACAGAGAAAGCAGATTTAGTCATTGAAGCAATACCAGAAGTAGTCCAAATTAAACGAGACTTTTATCAGGAATTAGCAAAAGTAGCACCGAAGCATACTATTTTTGCAACGAACTCTTCTACCCTTCTGCCAAGCCAATTTGCTGAAGCAACTGGTCGTCCAGAAAAATTTCTAGCACTTCACTTCGCTAATGAAATTTGGAAGAACAACACAGCAGAAATTATGAAGCATCAAACAACCGAGGAACAAGTATTTCAGACAGTGATTGCTTTTGCTAAAAGTATCGGAATGGTGGCTTTACCGATTCAAAAGGAACAACCAGGTTACGTATTAAACTCTTTATTGGTTCCTCTATTAGAATCAGCAGAAATGTTACTTGTGAACGAAGTCGCAGAAATTGAAACGATCGATAAAGCATGGATGATTGGTACAGGAGCGCCGCTTGGACCATTTGCAATGCTAGATGTAATTGGTATTACTACTGCTTACAATATCGTAAAGGGCAAAGCGGAAGCTACTGGTAACCCTGCTTATATAAAGCTTTCACACTTATTAAAAACAAACTATATTGATCAAGGAAAATTAGGCAGAAGTACAGGAGAAGGATTCTACAAATACCCGAACCCTAGCTTCATTCAGCCAGATTTCTTAAAAAATTAA
- a CDS encoding globin-coupled sensor protein, producing the protein MLFKKSVKEKENKIQQLIDQEINKVSIDIEKGSDYEMQLNVIGLEREDLALLKSIQPIVAKHLPAIRTESFHFSHEGMSKIIDTSRIGISTEDSMKYFLSFFNGKIDREYVQRRAMLAQMYVKIGVEIRWFLSVYHLLMTEIMIKVNQELQLNEKEATILFMAISKIFNLENQLVIDSMHNAQKNMIAKKEQEAKIDIKNFVGGFVENLAAMTEETGASVEQIVEQSGHIATSAKKSLASSIEMEERSENGKLQLDKVIKNMQELKEDIQRIMKTIDELEDNSKKIGGIVNVITGIADQTNLLALNAAIEAARAGEHGKGFAVVADEVRKLAEQTKDSSSSITELVQGTIAHIANVIEQISTINKVVDTGNHEIKLTTDVFDNILGSSRDNNKMIKSTENDLQLLIQLLEEINQAVAKMAVSTEELNETVAGF; encoded by the coding sequence ATGCTTTTTAAAAAAAGTGTCAAAGAGAAAGAAAATAAAATTCAGCAACTCATTGACCAAGAAATAAATAAAGTATCAATAGATATTGAAAAAGGGTCAGATTATGAGATGCAGCTAAATGTTATTGGTTTAGAAAGAGAGGATTTAGCGTTATTAAAAAGCATTCAACCAATCGTGGCAAAGCATCTACCAGCTATTAGAACAGAATCATTTCATTTTTCACATGAAGGTATGTCTAAAATTATTGATACTTCCAGGATTGGAATCTCAACAGAAGACAGCATGAAATATTTCTTATCTTTTTTTAATGGGAAAATTGATCGGGAATACGTGCAAAGAAGAGCAATGTTAGCGCAAATGTATGTGAAAATAGGTGTGGAAATTCGCTGGTTTCTTTCTGTCTATCACTTGTTAATGACAGAAATTATGATAAAGGTCAACCAAGAACTACAGTTAAATGAAAAAGAAGCTACTATTTTATTTATGGCCATTTCCAAAATATTCAACCTAGAAAATCAACTAGTTATCGATTCCATGCATAATGCCCAAAAAAATATGATTGCTAAAAAAGAACAAGAAGCGAAAATAGATATTAAGAATTTTGTCGGAGGATTTGTGGAAAACTTGGCTGCTATGACAGAAGAAACGGGCGCTTCTGTTGAGCAAATTGTAGAACAATCTGGTCATATTGCTACAAGTGCTAAAAAAAGTTTAGCTAGTTCTATCGAAATGGAAGAACGATCAGAAAATGGAAAGCTTCAACTAGATAAAGTAATTAAAAATATGCAAGAGCTGAAGGAAGATATTCAACGAATAATGAAAACGATTGATGAGTTAGAAGATAACTCAAAGAAAATCGGTGGAATTGTCAATGTTATTACAGGGATTGCCGATCAAACGAACTTACTTGCACTAAATGCAGCGATTGAAGCAGCACGAGCAGGAGAGCATGGAAAAGGATTTGCGGTTGTCGCTGATGAAGTAAGAAAATTAGCAGAACAAACAAAGGACTCTTCTTCCAGTATTACAGAACTAGTCCAAGGTACTATTGCACATATCGCTAATGTGATTGAGCAAATTAGTACCATTAACAAAGTAGTTGATACAGGTAACCACGAGATTAAATTGACAACAGATGTTTTTGATAACATTTTAGGAAGCAGCAGAGATAATAATAAAATGATCAAAAGTACAGAAAATGATTTACAATTGCTTATTCAATTACTAGAGGAGATTAATCAAGCGGTAGCGAAAATGGCAGTATCTACAGAGGAACTGAATGAAACTGTGGCAGGATTTTGA
- a CDS encoding flavodoxin family protein, producing MKKIAVIDGGTRPNGNTALLTEKVIEGIPVDTILLREYTILPIMDMRHTLEGFQEREDDYNSIVDRILPHDILIFSTPIYWYSMSGLMKNFIDRWSHSLRDSSYPDFKAKMARKKAYVLSVGGDNPTIKGIPMIQQFQHIFDFMGIEFGGYILGNGNKPGDILEDKNAIFAAAQLKKELL from the coding sequence ATGAAAAAAATTGCTGTTATTGATGGAGGAACTCGTCCCAATGGGAATACAGCTCTCCTGACTGAGAAAGTAATCGAAGGTATTCCGGTAGATACTATTCTGCTTAGAGAGTATACTATCCTTCCTATAATGGACATGCGCCACACTTTAGAAGGATTTCAAGAAAGAGAGGATGACTACAATTCAATAGTAGATCGCATACTTCCTCATGATATATTAATCTTCTCTACTCCTATATATTGGTACAGCATGTCTGGTTTAATGAAAAATTTTATTGATCGCTGGTCTCACTCACTCAGAGATTCAAGCTATCCTGATTTCAAAGCGAAGATGGCAAGAAAAAAAGCTTATGTTCTGTCTGTTGGTGGAGATAATCCCACTATAAAAGGGATACCAATGATCCAGCAATTTCAACATATTTTTGATTTTATGGGGATTGAGTTTGGAGGGTATATTTTAGGAAATGGCAATAAACCTGGCGATATTTTGGAGGATAAAAATGCCATTTTTGCGGCTGCTCAGTTAAAAAAGGAATTATTATAA
- a CDS encoding response regulator — MKKIIMIDDNTVCLEGIYKNIKWEDIGATVCGIYASGIEALKEIEKTQPDLVISDIQMPEITGIELAKSILTRFPFIKIIFISSYDDFVYAQEAIRLNICDYVEKPIDYDYLTTVIQKVLRNIQQETETMEQLKHSQPILKEKFFLNLINAGPTYAEYMLQNQASYLNLQFTKKQYICIYLEISKHIDYMNSLGVERYHLYTFQLIHAVEDYFASEDVYTINQGGRIIFIIGQKQYPHKLSTHVMKAFETIKKQFDFLTITIGIGHTVQSIWEISNSYRNAKKATEYKFIFGDNNIYSTEEIHQAASPPLFLSRQDEELLINLISKKDKQGIKEFLAYIENNWSSVYYNKNGILSYISSILSKILRFLYEVEIKDTEIVEKITHIFSILDTFNTVEEVCENLEKICLLTSEKIQQSIHSKHSQIAEQIIQYIENHYNDLTLNLNTISNHINMSPSYVGSIFKKIKNTSISKYITFLRINKAKELLSFTSIPIMEISEKVGYSNQYYFSASFKKVTGLTPTEYRTHSTTV, encoded by the coding sequence ATGAAAAAAATTATAATGATTGACGACAACACCGTTTGTTTAGAAGGTATTTATAAAAACATAAAGTGGGAAGACATTGGAGCGACCGTTTGTGGGATATATGCTAGTGGGATAGAAGCACTGAAAGAAATAGAAAAAACCCAGCCAGATTTAGTTATTTCCGATATTCAAATGCCAGAAATAACTGGAATCGAATTGGCAAAATCTATATTAACAAGATTTCCTTTTATAAAAATTATATTTATCAGTTCCTATGATGATTTTGTTTATGCACAGGAAGCAATTAGACTTAATATTTGTGACTATGTCGAAAAGCCAATTGACTATGATTATCTCACTACTGTCATTCAAAAAGTACTACGGAATATTCAACAAGAAACAGAAACGATGGAACAGTTAAAACATAGTCAACCAATATTGAAAGAGAAATTCTTTTTAAACCTTATTAATGCTGGTCCAACTTATGCAGAATACATGCTTCAAAATCAAGCTAGTTACCTAAATTTGCAATTTACAAAGAAGCAATACATTTGTATTTATTTAGAGATAAGTAAACATATAGACTACATGAACAGCCTCGGAGTAGAGCGATATCATCTCTATACTTTTCAACTGATTCATGCTGTAGAAGACTACTTCGCCTCTGAAGATGTCTATACTATAAATCAAGGGGGACGAATCATTTTTATTATTGGTCAAAAGCAATATCCCCATAAATTAAGTACCCATGTTATGAAAGCTTTCGAGACGATAAAGAAACAGTTTGATTTTTTGACGATTACAATAGGAATCGGTCATACGGTACAATCTATCTGGGAAATTTCGAATTCCTATCGAAATGCAAAAAAAGCAACAGAATATAAATTTATTTTTGGAGACAATAATATATATTCGACGGAAGAAATACATCAAGCTGCTTCTCCTCCTCTTTTTCTATCAAGACAGGATGAAGAATTACTAATTAATTTAATCTCCAAAAAAGACAAACAGGGAATTAAAGAATTTCTAGCCTATATAGAAAACAACTGGTCTAGTGTATATTATAATAAAAATGGCATTCTTTCATACATTTCATCCATTCTGTCAAAAATTTTGCGTTTTCTCTACGAAGTTGAAATTAAAGATACGGAAATTGTGGAGAAAATAACGCATATCTTTTCTATCTTGGATACATTTAACACGGTAGAAGAAGTTTGTGAAAATCTAGAAAAAATTTGTCTTCTTACTAGCGAGAAAATTCAACAATCTATTCATTCTAAACATAGCCAGATTGCTGAACAGATCATACAATATATCGAGAATCATTATAATGATTTAACGCTGAACTTAAATACGATCAGTAATCATATTAATATGAGTCCATCCTATGTTGGATCTATTTTTAAGAAAATTAAAAATACCAGTATATCTAAATATATTACATTTCTAAGAATAAATAAGGCAAAAGAACTCTTGTCTTTTACAAGTATACCAATTATGGAGATCAGTGAAAAAGTAGGTTATTCCAATCAATATTATTTTAGTGCATCCTTTAAAAAAGTAACCGGACTAACACCAACTGAATATCGTACTCATTCCACTACCGTTTAA
- a CDS encoding sensor histidine kinase, whose translation MRLYFYLKKLFQRYFTSFQKKILWSFLLTSIIPLISLSVLSYFLSYNIAKNKIFDSISYSSNQLNVILSNRFEQMKNASSLIQNYLYPLVIQPPQKLSDQLESYSTVRNNIIYLKEAYLLDNITIYINPQFLFSDEGITFFPTSELHKRGINEQQLSINTNKLEWILSENINEPFVVNQSYQKKRYLTCFITYQKKDTKTIDYAIFLDLDAQEVNQLLDESSTDSSINSYLIDQNGIILAHNNSKLIGQQMKKKIFNKIATNEEPFKIKNNQYIFKRNEITGWYIVTEVPTSYIVKNTIVLISILISAVILVIIISIVSSLFISKELSKKIRTIAKTIKSISLDNNNLISVKLPIDKEKEFKDEFDSLAITFNNMTESINTNFNAILNFKIQEEKMKYQLEQSKINPHFLYNMLDSIKTCQTLGRIDDANKMISQLALFYRMILKKGDELILIKDELEIAQVYLQLEKLNKSMEFHWKIEKEEGIENFLIPKFVLQPILENCIHHGMNNVNTPLFIQISITYKNDAIQFTIQDNGRGITDEKIETLCQVLNNNAFRTNHFGLSNVNYRLSLYSSEKPTIQISRLHPQGTLVSFTIHQMISEELFFEELGG comes from the coding sequence ATGCGTCTATACTTCTATTTAAAGAAACTTTTTCAAAGATACTTTACTAGTTTTCAAAAGAAGATTTTATGGAGTTTTCTTCTTACTTCCATTATCCCATTAATCTCTTTAAGCGTTCTCTCTTATTTTCTGTCTTACAATATTGCAAAAAATAAAATCTTTGATTCCATCTCTTATTCAAGTAATCAATTAAATGTGATTCTTTCTAATCGTTTTGAGCAGATGAAAAATGCTTCCAGTTTAATTCAGAATTATTTATACCCGTTAGTAATTCAACCACCACAAAAGTTATCGGACCAATTAGAATCATATAGTACGGTTAGGAATAATATTATTTACTTAAAAGAAGCTTACTTGTTGGATAATATCACCATTTATATAAACCCACAATTTCTTTTCAGTGATGAAGGAATTACCTTCTTTCCTACAAGTGAGTTACATAAACGTGGAATAAACGAGCAGCAACTATCTATTAATACGAACAAGCTAGAATGGATTCTATCTGAGAATATTAATGAGCCCTTTGTGGTAAACCAGTCTTATCAAAAGAAAAGGTATTTAACTTGTTTTATCACCTATCAAAAGAAAGACACAAAAACAATAGATTATGCCATTTTTCTTGATTTAGATGCACAGGAAGTAAATCAATTACTTGATGAAAGTTCTACTGACTCTTCTATTAATAGCTATTTAATTGATCAAAACGGGATTATTTTAGCACATAATAATAGCAAGCTAATCGGCCAGCAAATGAAAAAAAAGATATTTAACAAAATAGCTACGAATGAAGAGCCATTTAAAATCAAGAATAACCAGTATATTTTTAAACGTAACGAAATAACTGGCTGGTATATTGTTACAGAAGTTCCAACAAGCTATATTGTTAAGAATACTATAGTCCTTATAAGTATCTTAATTTCAGCGGTCATACTAGTTATCATCATTAGCATTGTCAGCAGTTTATTCATCTCCAAGGAATTAAGTAAAAAAATAAGAACAATAGCTAAAACGATTAAATCAATCTCTCTTGATAACAATAATCTTATTTCTGTTAAGTTGCCTATAGATAAAGAAAAGGAATTTAAAGATGAATTTGATTCATTAGCAATAACATTTAACAATATGACAGAATCGATAAATACCAATTTTAATGCTATTTTAAATTTCAAAATACAAGAAGAAAAAATGAAATATCAGTTAGAGCAATCTAAAATAAACCCTCACTTTCTATATAACATGCTTGATTCTATTAAAACTTGTCAGACCCTTGGTCGAATAGATGATGCAAATAAAATGATATCCCAATTGGCGCTTTTCTACCGGATGATTTTAAAGAAAGGCGATGAACTTATCCTAATAAAGGATGAACTAGAAATTGCTCAAGTTTATCTCCAGTTAGAAAAATTAAACAAAAGCATGGAATTTCATTGGAAGATAGAGAAAGAGGAAGGAATTGAAAATTTTCTTATTCCAAAATTTGTTCTGCAGCCTATTTTGGAAAATTGTATCCACCATGGAATGAATAATGTTAACACACCATTATTCATTCAAATTTCTATTACCTATAAAAATGATGCTATTCAATTTACGATCCAAGATAATGGGCGAGGAATTACGGATGAAAAAATAGAAACACTATGTCAGGTTCTAAACAATAACGCTTTTCGTACAAATCATTTTGGTCTAAGCAATGTAAATTATCGATTATCTTTATATTCATCCGAAAAGCCGACAATACAAATAAGTAGATTACATCCACAGGGTACTCTAGTTTCCTTCACTATCCACCAAATGATATCGGAAGAATTATTTTTTGAAGAATTAGGAGGATAA